Below is a window of Haloterrigena alkaliphila DNA.
GTGTATGGGAACCGATAGCACTGATCGACTCCCCGACGATCTCGTCCCGACGCTGGAGCACGTCCTGGACCTCGAGATCGAGGTCGAGGAACCGATCGAGATCGGCGAGACCGGGAACGGCCAGCGGCGGATCATCCCCATCGTCGACGGGACGGTGTCGGGTCGAATCGAGGGAACGATCATTCCCGCCGGCGCAGACTACCAGCTATTTCGGGTCGATCGGCCGACGGAACTGGTGGCCAAGTACGCCTTCGAGACCGACGACGGCTCGCGCGTCTACGTCGAGAACCGCGGCATCCGCGCCGCGTCGCCGGAGACGAAGGAGCGACTCCGCGACGGCGAACCGGTCGACTCCGAGGAGGTCTACTTCCAGTCGACGCCGCGGTTCGAGACCGCCGATCCGGACCTCGAGTGGCTCACGGAACGGATCTTCGTCGCCGCCGGGATTCGCCGGCCGAAGGGCGTGAAGCTGGCCGTCTACGCAGTCGAGTAGGCCGGTCGCGCGCCGGCGTCGCCGTCGACGTCTCTGTAGGGGTGCGGGATGAGACTATACATTATATCGTTTCGTCGGACCGCGAAACCGGCCGACGGGGTCAGGTCCAGGCGAGGAGCCTGGCCCGCAGAACGCGCAGTCCCCGGTCGAAGACGAACCCCAGGATCATGATCGCGATCAGTGCGGCGTAGACCTGCACCGAATCGAACGATCGGACGCCGCGGATCTCGAGGTAGCCCAGTCCGCTGGTGCCGGCGACCATCTCGTAGACGAACGTGATGATCAGCGAGATCGGCAGTGCGATCTGGATTCCCGAGATGATCCCCGGTGCGGCCGCCGGGATGACGACCTTCCGGAGCAGTTGCCGGTCGGAGGTCCCCATCATCCGCGCCGACCAGATGAGGTTCTCGTCGACGTCGCGAGTCGCGTTCCGTGCGTTGAGCGCCACGGGCCAGAAGCAGCCGACGGTGACGAGGGCGATGATCGGCTGGTCGCCGGTCCCGAACCAGAACAGGAAGACCGGGATGAGCGCGATCACCGGCACCGGGTAGCCGACCTCGATGATCGGATCCCAGAACCAGGCCATGACCCGACTCCGCGCGCTCAGCACGCCGACGACGATGCCCAGCGTGCAGGCGATCACCAGCCCGATGATCGCCCGCCGGATCGTCAGGTAGCCGTGTTCGATCATCGTTCCGTCGAGCGTCAGTTCGACGAACCGGAGCAGGACCTCCGAGAGCGCCGGCAGGAAGTACGGCCGGACGAGTTCCATCTGTGCGGCGGCCTCCCAGGCGGCGAGCACGACGACGAGCGAGACGAGCCCCTTTCCGAGCTCGACGAGGTCGTCGCGGTCGACCGTGGCGGACTCGGCTATGCCCATCGAATCAGCCTCCGTTCGGCCCACTCGTAGCCGCGGACGGTGAAGAACGCGGCCAGCGAGATGATGACGAGGACGGCGAACATCAACGTGTAGGCGCCGACCTGACTGTACCGCAGGATCTCGAACCCGACGCCCTGGTTCGAGGCGATGAGTTCGGCGCTGACCAGCGCGATGAAGGCGATCGGAATCGCCTGCCGGATCCCGGTCAGGATGCTCGGAATCGTCGCGGGAATCACGACGCGAAGGGGAATCTGCCACGACGGTACGCCCATCATCTGGGCGGACCAGATCAGGTTCCGGTCGATATCCTGCGCGGCGTTGTAGCTGTTCATCACGATCGGGAGCAGACAGGCCAGGAAGACGATCAGGATCGCCGTCTCGGTGCCGACGCCGAGCCAGAGGATCGCCAGCGGCACTAGTGCGGCCTTCGGGATCGGGTAGACCAGCGCCAGGAACATCTCGAAGACGTTCTCGATCGGCTTCGATCGAGCCATTCCGACGCCCAGTAACACGCCGACGACGATGCTCAACGCGAGTCCGACCGCGATCCGGTACAGCGACACCTGCAGGTGGGGGATGATCTCTCCGGTCGAGAGGAGTTCCCACGTCGCCGTTCCGACCGCCGACGGCGGCGGGAGGATCGTCCGCTGAACGACGGTGCCGCTCGCAAACTCCCA
It encodes the following:
- a CDS encoding DUF3237 domain-containing protein; translation: MGTDSTDRLPDDLVPTLEHVLDLEIEVEEPIEIGETGNGQRRIIPIVDGTVSGRIEGTIIPAGADYQLFRVDRPTELVAKYAFETDDGSRVYVENRGIRAASPETKERLRDGEPVDSEEVYFQSTPRFETADPDLEWLTERIFVAAGIRRPKGVKLAVYAVE
- a CDS encoding ABC transporter permease, which encodes MGIAESATVDRDDLVELGKGLVSLVVVLAAWEAAAQMELVRPYFLPALSEVLLRFVELTLDGTMIEHGYLTIRRAIIGLVIACTLGIVVGVLSARSRVMAWFWDPIIEVGYPVPVIALIPVFLFWFGTGDQPIIALVTVGCFWPVALNARNATRDVDENLIWSARMMGTSDRQLLRKVVIPAAAPGIISGIQIALPISLIITFVYEMVAGTSGLGYLEIRGVRSFDSVQVYAALIAIMILGFVFDRGLRVLRARLLAWT
- a CDS encoding ABC transporter permease, which translates into the protein MSYADSRLATLEESVPAPLWRFVWFVFEWIPIAIVAGLWEFASGTVVQRTILPPPSAVGTATWELLSTGEIIPHLQVSLYRIAVGLALSIVVGVLLGVGMARSKPIENVFEMFLALVYPIPKAALVPLAILWLGVGTETAILIVFLACLLPIVMNSYNAAQDIDRNLIWSAQMMGVPSWQIPLRVVIPATIPSILTGIRQAIPIAFIALVSAELIASNQGVGFEILRYSQVGAYTLMFAVLVIISLAAFFTVRGYEWAERRLIRWA